A stretch of Calditrichota bacterium DNA encodes these proteins:
- a CDS encoding response regulator encodes MDTNTQEIQKKVLIADDDYDLLEKMKIELQSMGFSVVDVQSQADAEAQLEHFKPDLAIFDLMMENQDSGFILSYKAKKKYPDVPVMLVTGVTKETGMHFDTSTEEMQEWLKADVVLNKDVRLEQLKAEIDQLLKD; translated from the coding sequence ATGGATACAAATACCCAGGAAATACAAAAAAAAGTGTTAATTGCTGATGACGATTATGATTTGTTGGAAAAAATGAAAATAGAGTTGCAAAGCATGGGTTTCTCGGTTGTTGATGTACAATCACAGGCAGATGCAGAAGCTCAACTCGAACATTTTAAACCCGATCTGGCCATTTTTGATTTGATGATGGAAAACCAGGACAGTGGATTTATCCTCAGCTATAAGGCAAAGAAAAAATATCCTGATGTACCTGTTATGTTAGTTACGGGTGTGACAAAAGAGACCGGAATGCATTTTGATACATCCACAGAGGAAATGCAGGAATGGCTTAAGGCAGATGTTGTGCTAAACAAAGATGTGCGGCTTGAACAACTTAAAGCTGAAATTGACCAATTATTAAAGGACTAA
- a CDS encoding 4Fe-4S binding protein gives MQASDKLITTKKELCRVCYTCVRDCPAKAIRISSGQAEVIQSRCIGCGNCVLVCSQNAKQYYSSIDEVNATLLSGVRTAAIIAPSFPADYPDLDYQQLCGMVRGLGFDIVSEVSFGADLVAQAYKKLVAKHDENRFIATTCPAVVSFVEKYHPELVSSLAPVASPMVVMGRVLKRIHGDDLRIVFIGPCFAKKSEITRSGEDCVIDSALTFKELNQMLDSTGINSANVQKSNFDPPLPGLGSLFPISGGMLQAGDMTEDLLTADVVCADGKSNFTHALKEFENGSLDAKLLEVLCCQGCIMGPGMSNDLPYFSRRTAVSKYARERLKSVDPDIMQNQYDTFSDIDTGNTYRPDDKRLALPSPVDLQNIMKRMGKVNDEDELDCGACGYATCREHAIAIHKGLAENEMCLPNTIDRLKKSLTDLNISNDKLSKTQVALINAEKLAGMGQLSAGIAHEINNPLGVILLNSQLMLDECKPDDDNFEDISLIVEQAERCKTIVSGLLNFARKNEVNLEIVNISALIDRCLKTIILPKNIRVIVEHKIQNPQVEIDEGQMIQVLTNLFKNAIEAMQDGGELHLKTHDKGRYFKIIVSDTGTGIPEKVKKKIFEPLFTTKKVGKGTGLGLAVAYGIIKMHRGKIDVQSNADPEKGKTGTKFSVTLPKC, from the coding sequence GTGCAAGCAAGCGATAAACTAATCACAACAAAAAAAGAATTATGCCGGGTTTGTTATACCTGCGTTCGCGATTGCCCCGCCAAAGCCATACGAATTAGTAGTGGTCAAGCCGAGGTAATACAAAGCCGTTGTATCGGTTGTGGCAACTGTGTTTTGGTTTGCAGCCAAAATGCAAAACAATATTATAGCTCAATTGATGAAGTCAACGCGACGCTTTTGTCCGGCGTCCGGACTGCGGCCATTATTGCACCAAGTTTTCCTGCAGATTATCCTGATTTGGATTATCAGCAATTGTGTGGCATGGTTCGTGGACTCGGTTTTGATATCGTAAGTGAAGTATCTTTTGGTGCTGACCTGGTTGCACAGGCTTATAAAAAACTTGTGGCTAAGCATGATGAAAACAGATTTATTGCCACTACCTGCCCGGCTGTTGTTTCTTTTGTTGAAAAATATCATCCTGAACTGGTTTCTTCACTTGCTCCGGTTGCTTCTCCAATGGTTGTGATGGGCCGGGTTTTAAAACGCATTCATGGCGATGATTTGCGAATTGTTTTTATCGGACCTTGTTTCGCTAAAAAATCTGAAATAACTCGTTCAGGGGAAGATTGTGTTATCGATTCTGCCCTGACATTTAAAGAGCTTAACCAAATGCTGGATAGCACAGGTATTAATAGTGCAAATGTTCAAAAGTCTAACTTTGATCCTCCATTACCCGGCTTAGGTTCTCTTTTTCCAATAAGTGGTGGAATGCTTCAGGCAGGTGATATGACAGAAGATTTACTTACTGCAGATGTGGTTTGTGCGGATGGAAAATCCAACTTTACACACGCTTTAAAGGAATTTGAAAATGGCTCCCTGGATGCAAAGTTGCTTGAAGTTTTGTGTTGCCAGGGCTGCATAATGGGTCCCGGTATGAGCAACGATCTTCCGTATTTTTCACGGCGAACAGCCGTTAGTAAATATGCCCGCGAAAGATTGAAAAGCGTTGATCCCGATATTATGCAAAACCAATATGATACTTTTTCCGATATCGATACTGGAAATACGTATCGACCAGATGACAAACGTCTTGCCCTGCCTTCGCCAGTTGATTTGCAAAATATTATGAAACGAATGGGCAAAGTGAATGATGAAGATGAATTGGATTGTGGCGCCTGTGGTTATGCTACCTGCCGTGAACATGCTATTGCGATTCATAAAGGCCTTGCAGAAAATGAAATGTGCCTGCCAAATACGATTGACCGCTTAAAAAAATCGCTTACAGATTTAAACATTTCAAATGATAAACTTTCCAAAACGCAGGTGGCGTTGATCAATGCTGAAAAACTGGCCGGTATGGGTCAGCTCTCCGCAGGGATTGCCCATGAAATTAATAATCCCCTTGGCGTAATTTTACTTAACTCTCAATTAATGCTTGATGAGTGTAAACCTGATGATGACAATTTTGAGGATATCAGCCTGATTGTTGAGCAGGCCGAGAGGTGCAAAACCATTGTTTCCGGTTTGTTAAATTTTGCCAGAAAAAATGAAGTGAACCTGGAGATTGTAAATATTAGCGCCTTAATTGACCGCTGTTTAAAAACAATTATTTTACCAAAAAATATTCGTGTTATTGTGGAGCATAAAATCCAAAACCCGCAAGTTGAAATTGATGAAGGACAGATGATTCAGGTATTAACCAACCTGTTCAAAAATGCAATTGAAGCTATGCAGGATGGTGGGGAATTACATCTGAAAACACATGACAAAGGACGTTATTTCAAAATTATCGTTTCTGATACCGGAACAGGCATACCCGAGAAAGTAAAGAAAAAGATTTTTGAACCGCTGTTTACAACAAAAAAAGTTGGTAAAGGTACGGGGCTTGGATTAGCTGTAGCGTATGGAATAATTAAAATGCATCGTGGCAAAATTGACGTGCAATCAAATGCTGATCCTGAAAAAGGTAAAACCGGGACAAAATTTTCAGTCACGCTACCAAAATGTTAA